A window of the Nitrosopumilus ureiphilus genome harbors these coding sequences:
- a CDS encoding PAS domain-containing protein: MSQTEARKTLKDAPVMWRRINSIGIILDCNSTYAANLRYAKSEILGRSIFEHITKESWEAMNESLKIWFETGKVTDRKITFKRQDESTFPGLLQATSIYDENNNLLGSNTVIFDLTQMSNEKIKEYKEFFREAENRLNEIKEKEYDQLDENSKSEYNGLKKMFDMLLQVNLSELK, encoded by the coding sequence ATGTCTCAGACAGAAGCAAGAAAGACACTCAAAGATGCCCCAGTTATGTGGAGGAGAATTAATTCAATTGGAATTATTTTGGATTGTAACTCAACATATGCAGCAAACTTGAGGTATGCCAAATCAGAGATTCTAGGCAGGTCAATTTTTGAGCACATAACCAAAGAATCCTGGGAGGCAATGAATGAGTCCCTGAAAATATGGTTTGAGACTGGAAAAGTCACAGATAGGAAAATCACATTCAAAAGACAAGATGAAAGTACATTTCCAGGATTGTTACAGGCAACAAGCATTTATGATGAAAATAATAATTTACTTGGTAGCAATACAGTAATCTTCGATCTAACTCAAATGAGCAATGAAAAGATAAAAGAATACAAAGAATTTTTCAGAGAAGCAGAAAACAGATTAAACGAAATTAAAGAAAAAGAATATGATCAATTAGATGAGAATTCAAAATCAGAGTATAATGGACTTAAAAAAATGTTTGACATGTTATTGCAAGTTAATCTCTCAGAACTAAAATAA
- a CDS encoding thrombospondin type 3 repeat-containing protein, which produces MINKKIKFLLVALAISMSISILSWSNVVTFADKDNDGVTDFFDNCIDNPNIDQTDFDSDSLGDECDSDDDNDGFSDEVDAFDNESSEWSDIDFDSIGDNKDDDDDNDGILDSLDFFDTDPTEWADFDFDGIGSTKDDDDDNDGILDIVDNDPTLSSEDLAIKYLQNIKDCAKMDDGSSRLLCYSNFFGVLAENEENNSDALELSIALSKLGAIDDCHFVSHEVGHVAFNKKPNVAENLIGMDGTMCRGGYFHGVLSAYFHDEQEKNKSLPSDYKVICNGLIGSSNYQDCVHGLGHGLVHYFGEDLGSSLEKCHDMSFYQNRLCMKGVMMQYTDNVLTRQGITSDAVSNLCNESKLDNVDFVECSMSIGTTLAFFTNHDLEEGSKSCKLIEDQQSQNYCLEGLRLEIQDSEKYEIKPLTEDIREKFQPQFIEGTSKIIDIQSPAVISDFQFIPKVNMISFSIDRPQYVVMYIPSEFVTSKMVVTVNGQIPRDLSAKNNVLGEDIAMIRFVPNDAGLVMITPLS; this is translated from the coding sequence ATGATTAACAAAAAGATCAAATTTCTATTGGTTGCATTAGCAATTTCAATGTCTATTTCTATACTATCCTGGTCCAATGTGGTAACTTTTGCAGATAAAGATAATGATGGCGTTACAGATTTTTTTGATAACTGTATTGATAATCCAAACATAGACCAGACTGATTTTGATTCAGATTCTTTAGGTGATGAATGTGATTCTGATGATGACAATGATGGTTTTTCTGATGAAGTAGATGCCTTTGACAATGAATCTTCTGAATGGAGTGACATCGATTTTGACTCTATAGGGGATAACAAAGATGATGATGATGACAATGATGGGATATTGGACTCTCTTGATTTCTTTGACACTGATCCTACCGAGTGGGCAGATTTTGATTTTGATGGGATAGGCTCGACAAAAGATGATGATGATGACAATGATGGGATATTGGATATAGTAGATAATGATCCTACTTTATCTTCAGAGGATTTGGCAATAAAATATCTTCAAAACATAAAAGATTGTGCAAAAATGGATGATGGCTCATCACGTCTACTATGTTATTCTAATTTCTTTGGGGTTCTGGCTGAAAATGAGGAAAATAACTCTGATGCTTTAGAGTTATCCATTGCATTATCTAAACTGGGTGCAATAGATGACTGTCACTTTGTTTCTCACGAAGTAGGACATGTTGCATTTAATAAAAAACCCAATGTCGCTGAAAATCTAATTGGAATGGATGGAACCATGTGCAGAGGAGGTTATTTTCATGGTGTGTTATCTGCTTATTTTCATGATGAGCAAGAAAAAAACAAATCACTCCCATCGGATTATAAAGTAATTTGTAATGGATTGATAGGATCTTCAAACTATCAAGACTGTGTTCACGGATTGGGGCATGGATTGGTACATTATTTTGGTGAAGATTTGGGCTCTTCATTGGAAAAGTGCCATGACATGTCATTTTACCAAAACAGGCTCTGTATGAAAGGTGTAATGATGCAATACACGGACAACGTTCTAACCAGACAAGGAATAACATCTGATGCTGTTTCCAATCTTTGTAATGAATCTAAACTAGATAATGTTGATTTTGTTGAATGTAGTATGTCTATTGGAACTACTTTGGCATTTTTCACCAATCATGATCTTGAGGAGGGTTCAAAATCATGTAAACTAATTGAAGATCAACAAAGTCAAAATTACTGCCTTGAAGGATTACGATTAGAAATTCAAGATTCAGAAAAATATGAAATCAAACCACTTACTGAAGATATACGAGAAAAATTTCAACCCCAATTCATTGAAGGAACTTCAAAAATTATCGATATACAAAGTCCTGCAGTAATTTCTGACTTTCAATTCATCCCTAAAGTGAATATGATCTCATTTTCTATTGACAGACCACAATATGTTGTAATGTACATTCCTAGTGAATTTGTCACATCAAAAATGGTAGTAACTGTAAATGGTCAGATTCCAAGGGATTTGAGTGCAAAAAATAATGTCTTGGGAGAAGATATTGCCATGATAAGATTCGTTCCAAATGATGCAGGACTAGTAATGATTACTCCGTTATCATAG
- the fen gene encoding flap endonuclease-1, whose translation MGLNLKDLVVREKTTLEAFSTKVIAIDAYNAIYQFLASIRGPDGLQLSDSEGRITSHLSGLLYRNVNFLSLGIKPVYVFDGKPPSLKTAEIERRKQIKKDATVKYEKAVAAGNMEDARKYAQQTTSMKDGMVRESKQILTYFGIPYIDAPSEGEATAAHLTNTGQAYASASQDFDSILCGAKRLIRNFTNSGRRKIPNRNTYIDIVPEIIETQKTLEALELTREQLIDIGILIGTDFNPNGFDRIGPKTALKMIKQHSRLEDIPQIQEQLQEIDFQQIRKIFLDPEVADVDEIIFNEVDYEGMTNYLVKERSFSEERIQSTLNRLKKALERKSQNLDQWF comes from the coding sequence ATGGGCTTAAACCTAAAAGATTTGGTAGTAAGAGAGAAAACAACTCTGGAGGCATTTTCAACAAAAGTAATTGCAATTGATGCATACAATGCAATTTATCAATTTCTAGCAAGTATTAGAGGCCCAGATGGATTACAACTATCAGATTCTGAAGGAAGAATTACAAGTCATCTAAGTGGATTACTTTACAGAAATGTCAATTTTCTCTCATTAGGAATAAAACCAGTTTACGTGTTTGATGGAAAACCACCATCGCTAAAAACAGCCGAAATTGAGCGTAGAAAACAGATCAAAAAGGATGCAACTGTAAAATATGAAAAAGCAGTAGCTGCAGGAAATATGGAAGACGCAAGAAAATATGCTCAACAGACAACTAGCATGAAAGATGGCATGGTTAGAGAGTCAAAACAAATTCTAACGTATTTTGGCATTCCATATATTGATGCGCCATCAGAAGGAGAAGCAACAGCAGCACATCTCACAAATACAGGACAAGCTTATGCTTCTGCAAGTCAAGATTTTGATTCCATTTTATGTGGAGCCAAAAGATTGATAAGAAATTTCACTAACAGCGGAAGAAGAAAAATACCTAACAGAAATACCTACATCGACATAGTGCCAGAAATAATTGAAACACAAAAAACACTAGAAGCATTAGAATTGACAAGAGAGCAATTAATCGATATCGGTATTTTAATTGGAACGGATTTTAATCCCAATGGTTTTGATAGGATTGGTCCAAAAACTGCATTAAAAATGATAAAACAACATTCAAGATTAGAAGATATCCCACAAATTCAAGAGCAACTCCAAGAAATTGATTTTCAGCAAATTCGGAAAATTTTTCTCGATCCAGAAGTTGCAGATGTCGACGAGATTATTTTTAACGAAGTAGATTATGAAGGAATGACAAACTATTTAGTAAAAGAAAGAAGTTTCTCAGAAGAGAGAATTCAATCTACATTAAACAGATTGAAAAAGGCATTAGAGAGAAAAAGTCAAAATTTAGACCAGTGGTTTTAG
- a CDS encoding winged helix-turn-helix transcriptional regulator, with translation MDEILESPKDKILDFITNNPSSHLRKIKNNLGFSMGTVQYYLTMLEREGKIKSTKTKFYKNYYHINESDDEILSVLNLDSPRNIVIFLIQHEPSTHQEIAQGIGLSSSTISWHMKRLIELQVVQTEYSGKYTVYRLRDRNNVLSNLNKCKSTVWNAMISNMTDVFSAFDEK, from the coding sequence ATGGATGAGATTTTAGAATCCCCCAAGGATAAGATTTTAGACTTTATTACGAATAATCCTAGCTCTCATCTCAGAAAAATCAAAAACAATCTAGGGTTTTCCATGGGGACTGTTCAATACTATCTTACTATGCTTGAAAGAGAGGGAAAAATCAAATCAACTAAAACAAAATTTTACAAAAATTATTACCATATCAACGAGTCTGATGATGAAATCCTTTCAGTATTGAATTTGGATTCTCCACGAAATATTGTAATATTTTTGATTCAGCATGAACCATCCACACATCAAGAAATAGCTCAGGGAATTGGATTATCATCATCCACAATAAGTTGGCACATGAAAAGACTAATAGAATTACAAGTTGTTCAAACAGAATATTCTGGAAAATATACAGTATATCGTCTAAGAGACCGAAACAATGTATTAAGCAATCTTAACAAATGTAAATCAACTGTATGGAACGCTATGATTAGTAACATGACAGATGTATTTTCAGCATTTGATGAAAAATAA
- a CDS encoding thrombospondin type 3 repeat-containing protein, whose translation MINKSGIIAISAILIISISLVLINSKEISITRLPNFDADQDSVVDNFDNCPKIKNSDQTDFDKDTLGNPCDLDDDNDGVVDKLDAFDTDPTEWADFDFDGTGSILDKDDDNDGILDDKDSTPSPISEKLIQQYMTEIESCVLADDANSFLCYGNFFDSLVKNESNNENALKLALALSKINAIGGCHFISHVVGHAVFDETLNVSQNFDFDASLCRGGYYHGIMGAFFHNLKENNKPISDNYKVICDDLMGTSNYSDCIHGLGHGLINYNPANLESAIEYCHQMSYFQYYSCTAGVMMQYTDNQLTEFGATKENLSDMCSESKLNKFTFNMCSKNIGISLAFHNNHDLNKSSKFCQMIENEKGSEICLEQLKKEILKDELGTQTQFTENEKTKFQPQWIKQGDGKWIVDFNSKAVISDFEYVEGIKMMQFSFDVPEMIKIYAWNELLPEKLIVTINGEHERNVVIKRDTVEPITSIMISPDVSGTVLIVPLPE comes from the coding sequence TTGATAAATAAATCTGGTATAATTGCAATCTCTGCTATTTTGATAATATCTATTTCACTTGTTTTGATCAATTCTAAAGAGATCTCTATTACAAGACTACCTAATTTTGATGCTGATCAGGATAGCGTTGTTGACAATTTTGATAATTGCCCTAAAATAAAAAACAGCGATCAGACTGACTTTGACAAAGACACACTAGGTAATCCGTGTGATCTTGATGATGATAATGATGGTGTTGTTGATAAATTAGATGCATTTGATACTGATCCTACCGAGTGGGCAGACTTTGACTTTGATGGAACCGGTTCTATACTTGACAAAGATGATGATAATGATGGGATTTTAGATGATAAAGATTCAACGCCTAGTCCCATATCTGAAAAACTAATACAACAATATATGACCGAAATCGAGAGTTGTGTTTTAGCAGATGATGCTAATTCTTTTTTATGTTATGGGAATTTCTTTGATTCTTTGGTAAAAAATGAATCAAATAATGAAAATGCTTTGAAGTTAGCATTAGCATTATCTAAAATCAATGCTATAGGCGGCTGCCATTTTATTTCTCATGTGGTAGGACATGCAGTTTTTGATGAAACTTTGAATGTTTCTCAAAACTTTGACTTTGATGCTTCTTTATGTCGAGGGGGTTATTATCATGGGATTATGGGGGCATTTTTTCACAATCTGAAAGAAAACAATAAACCCATTTCTGATAACTATAAAGTAATCTGCGATGATCTTATGGGAACCTCAAATTATAGTGACTGCATACACGGATTGGGACATGGATTAATAAATTACAATCCCGCTAATTTAGAATCAGCTATTGAATATTGTCATCAAATGTCATATTTTCAATACTATTCATGTACAGCAGGAGTGATGATGCAATATACTGATAATCAATTAACCGAGTTTGGGGCGACTAAAGAAAATCTTTCTGACATGTGTTCTGAATCAAAATTAAATAAATTTACTTTTAATATGTGCAGTAAGAATATTGGAATAAGTTTGGCATTTCATAATAATCATGATCTGAATAAATCTTCTAAATTTTGTCAAATGATAGAAAATGAAAAAGGCAGTGAAATTTGTCTTGAACAATTAAAGAAAGAAATTTTAAAAGACGAACTAGGTACGCAAACACAATTTACAGAAAATGAAAAAACAAAGTTTCAACCCCAATGGATAAAACAAGGGGATGGAAAATGGATAGTTGATTTTAATTCCAAGGCTGTAATTTCTGATTTTGAATATGTTGAAGGAATCAAAATGATGCAATTTTCTTTTGATGTGCCTGAAATGATCAAAATTTATGCTTGGAATGAACTATTACCCGAAAAATTAATTGTCACAATTAATGGAGAGCATGAAAGAAATGTT